Within the Arthrobacter sp. UKPF54-2 genome, the region CCGGGTCCTGGTACACGAAGGCCACCGATCCCGGGGTATGGCCGCGCAGATGCACCGCCGTCACGTCGAAACCGTCGAAGTTGCCGACGTCGCCGTGATCGAGCAGCACATCAACCTTCACCGGCAGCTCGGCGGCGTCATCCGTCCCCGCCGCCGTCTTTGCGCCGGTCGCTTCAACGAGGCCGGGCAGTGCGCGGACGTGGTCCCAGTGCTGGTGCGTGGTTGCGATCAGCGTCAGTTTCGGCGCCGCGGCCGTGTCTGCAGCGGCGTCGGCCAGCAGGCCCTGGATCGCGGCCAGGTCGTCGGCTGCGTCGATCAGCAGCTGCGCGCCGGAGGCCTTGGCGGTAAGCAGGTACACGTTGTTGTCCATCTCGCTGACCGAAATCCGGCGGATGGTGATGTCACGAAGCGAGTGTATGAGCGAGTCCATGGGCTGCAGTCTACTGATTCGCTATTCACGGCCCTCGGACACCCATGTGGGGTCCGCTGAACGGGAACCGACGACGGCGTCCGCAGCGGCGTCGAGCCGCTCCAGTTGCGCCGGGGTCAGGTCGAGCGTCAAAGCGCCGAGGTTTTCATCGATCCGGTCGGCCTTGCGCGTGCCGGGGATCGGGACCACGGGCAGGCCGAGCTTCCGGCCCTGCGCGATCAGCCAAGCGAGGGCCACCTGGGCGGGCGTTGCAGCCTGGCCGGGGCGGCCCAGCTCGGTGGCGACCGCCCGGACCGCGGCCACCACAGTCTGGTTGGCATCCAGTGCTGCCTCGGCGAAGCGCGGGATGTTGCGGCGGAAGTCGTTGCTGCCCAGTTTGGAGGCGTCCACGGTGCCGGTGAGGAATCCCCGGCCCAGCGGCGAGTACGGCACAAAACCGACGCCGAGTTCGGCAGCGGCAGGCACGATGTTGCGTTCCACGTCGCGACTCCAGATGGACCACTCGCTTTGGACTGCGGCGATCGGATGGACGCTGCTGGCCTCCCGCAGCTCCTCGGCCGTCACCTCGGACAGACCCAGGTGCCGCACCTTGCCGGCCTGCACCAGCCCCGCCATGGCCTCCACGGTTTCCACAATCGGAACGCGGAGGTCACGGCGGTGCATGTAGTACAGGTCGATCGTGTCGGTGCCGAGGCGCTTCAGGCTGCGGTCCACGGCCTGCCGCACGTAGGCGGCGTCCCCCCGGATGTCCGAGTAGCCGGTGGCCGGCGTCCCCACCAGGCCGAACT harbors:
- a CDS encoding MBL fold metallo-hydrolase is translated as MDSLIHSLRDITIRRISVSEMDNNVYLLTAKASGAQLLIDAADDLAAIQGLLADAAADTAAAPKLTLIATTHQHWDHVRALPGLVEATGAKTAAGTDDAAELPVKVDVLLDHGDVGNFDGFDVTAVHLRGHTPGSVAFVYQDPEGPAHIFSGDSLFPGGVGNTQKDPERFAQLLSDVTERLFDVYPDDTVVHPGHGKPTTLGAERPHLEEWRARGW
- a CDS encoding aldo/keto reductase, yielding MNAATVRLGDGLSVSPLGFGGMALTPVYGEVDPAEALATLHHAVDAGVSFIDTADIYGGGSNEELIAKLLKGRRGEVQLATKFGLVGTPATGYSDIRGDAAYVRQAVDRSLKRLGTDTIDLYYMHRRDLRVPIVETVEAMAGLVQAGKVRHLGLSEVTAEELREASSVHPIAAVQSEWSIWSRDVERNIVPAAAELGVGFVPYSPLGRGFLTGTVDASKLGSNDFRRNIPRFAEAALDANQTVVAAVRAVATELGRPGQAATPAQVALAWLIAQGRKLGLPVVPIPGTRKADRIDENLGALTLDLTPAQLERLDAAADAVVGSRSADPTWVSEGRE